GCGGCGCCGGCGCGCGGATAAAAAAATACCCCGCCTCGGCGGGGTATTTTTACTGCGCGAGCCCGTCGGGCCCGGCGCGCTTACTTCTTGAACACGAGGTCGGTTTCTTTCAGCGACTCGATGTAGGCCGCGATGTCCTTCATGTCGCTGACCGACAGGCTCTGCACCTGCGCCTGCATGATCGCGTTGTTGCGACCGAGCAGCGGATTCGTCAGGCCCATCTGGTACTGGCGCATCGCCCACACGAGGTAGTCGGCGTGCTGGCCGGCGAGGCGCGGATATTCGGCGTTGATCGGCTTGTTCATCTGCGCGCCGTGGCAGGCGGCGCAGTTGTGCGATTCGACCAGTTCCTTGCCCTTCGTGATGTCCGCCGCGTGTGCGGTACCGATCGCGAGGCCGGCCGCCAGTGCAACCGCCGCCGTCTTGAATGCGTTGTTCATGAATGCTCCTGTCCCGCCGGTAAGAATCGGCGGCGCGCGCTTTACTTGTAGGGATTGTCCTTCGTGTCGGCCTTCTGGACGGCGTAGTACGCCGCCAGATCCGCGATGTCCTGGTCCGTCAGCGAACCGGCGATCGCATTCATCGACGGGAAGTGACGATCCTTCTTGCGATAGGCCTTCAGCGCGTTCTCGAGGTATTGCTGGTTCTGGCCGCCGAGGACAGGCACCCGGTAGACCTCCGGGTACGCCGCGCGGTAGTCCTGGATGCCGTGGCAACCGATGCACATGGCGGCCTTGCTCGCCCCGTCCTTCGGGTTGCCGACCACACCGGCCGCCTGCGCGCTGCCCGCGAGCGCCACGAGCGCTGCGACAACGACGTGTTTGCCGACGAATTTGTTCATAGCTCTTGTAACCTAGCTTGAGGGGAAACTGGCGCCGAAGCGGCAACGGCCCGCGCCGTTATGCTTGTCAGGTCGCCACGCAGGCCAAAAAAAACGGCCAGATTGTACCGCGTCGGCGGGGAACCCGTCCACAAGGCGCCCCGGTTCTCCCCGCCACAGCCCCGCAACGATACGCGGGCGCGGCCCAACCGGACAGCCCTTCTGACTTATACTGGGTTTTTTCCCCCGATTGAGAAGAGCGCCGCCATGCGTTTCGAAGGGTCCTCGCACTACGTCGCCACCGACGATCTGAAGCTCGCGGTCAATGCCGCGCTGACGCTGCAACGCCCGCTGCTGATCAAGGGCGAGCCCGGCACCGGCAAGACCATGCTCGCCGAGGAAGTGGCCGCCGCGCTCGACATGCCGCTGCTGCAGTGGCACATCAAGTCGACCACGAAAGCGCAGCAGGGCCTGTACGAATACGACGCCGTATCGCGGCTGCGCGATTCGCAGCTCGGCGACGAGCGCGTGAAGGACATCTCGAACTACATCGTCAAGGGCGTGCTGTGGCAGGCGTTCGATGCCGAGCACCCGAGCGTGCTGCTGATCGACGAGATCGACAAGGCCGACATCGAATTCCCGAACGACCTGTTGCGCGAGCTCGACCGGATGGAGTTTCACGTGTACGAAACACGGGAAACGGTCCGCGCGAAGCACCGCCCGCTCGTCATCATCACGTCGAACAACGAGAAGGAGCTGCCCGACGCGTTCCTGCGCCGCTGCTTCTTCCACTACATCCAGTTTCCCGACCCGGCGACGATGCAGAAGATCGTCGCGGTCCATTTCCCGGACATCCGCGAGGAACTGCTGCGCGCGGCGCTCGAGAGCTTCTTCGAATTGCGCGGGGTGTCGGGCCTGAAGAAGAAGCCGTCGACGTCCGAGCTGCTCGACTGGCTGAAGCTGCTGCTCGCCGAGAACATCCCGGCCGACCAGCTGCGCGGCGTGGATGCGAAGCAGATCGTGCCGCCGCTCGCGGGCGCGCTGCTGAAGAACGAGCAGGACCTGAGCCTGCTCGAACGGCTCGTCTACATGAACCGGCACAACCGGTAATCCTCCCTCACCCGCGAAGGCCCGGCCATGCTGCTCAATTTCTTCTACGCGCTGCGCGCAGCCAAGCTGCCCGTCTCGGTGAAGGAATACCTGACGCTGCTCGAATCGCTGAAGGCCGGCCTGATCTCGCCGTCGATCGACGCGTTCTACTTCCTCGCGCGGATGACGCTCGTCAAGGACGAGCAGTACTTCGACAAGTTCGACCAGGCGTTCGGCGCGTATTTCCACGGCGTGTCCGCGCTGCCGTCCGAAGCATTCGACATTCCGCTCGACTGGCTCGAGAAGCGCCTCGAGCGCGAGCTGTCACCCGAGGAAAAGGCGCAGATCGAGGCGATGGGCGGGCTCGACAAGCTGATGGAGCGCCTGAAGGCACTGCTCGACGAGCAGAAGGAGCGCCACGAAGGCGGCAACAAGTGGATCGGCACCGGCGGCACGTCGCCGTTCGGGCACGGCGGCTACAACCCGGAAGGCGTGCGCATCGGCGGCCCGTCGAACGGCAACCGCACCGCGGTGAAGGTGTGGGAGGCGCGCGCGTTTCGCGACTACGACGATTCCGTCGAGATCGGCACGCGCAACATCAAGGTCGCGCTGCGGCGGCTGCGCCGCTTCGCGCGCGAAGGCGCCGCCGAGGAGCTCGACCTGCCCGGCACGATCCGCAGCACCGCCGCGAACGCGGGCTGGCTCGACCTGCGCATGGTGCCCGAGCGCCACAACAACGTGAAGGTGCTGA
This region of Burkholderia contaminans genomic DNA includes:
- a CDS encoding AAA family ATPase, translated to MRFEGSSHYVATDDLKLAVNAALTLQRPLLIKGEPGTGKTMLAEEVAAALDMPLLQWHIKSTTKAQQGLYEYDAVSRLRDSQLGDERVKDISNYIVKGVLWQAFDAEHPSVLLIDEIDKADIEFPNDLLRELDRMEFHVYETRETVRAKHRPLVIITSNNEKELPDAFLRRCFFHYIQFPDPATMQKIVAVHFPDIREELLRAALESFFELRGVSGLKKKPSTSELLDWLKLLLAENIPADQLRGVDAKQIVPPLAGALLKNEQDLSLLERLVYMNRHNR
- a CDS encoding vWA domain-containing protein is translated as MLLNFFYALRAAKLPVSVKEYLTLLESLKAGLISPSIDAFYFLARMTLVKDEQYFDKFDQAFGAYFHGVSALPSEAFDIPLDWLEKRLERELSPEEKAQIEAMGGLDKLMERLKALLDEQKERHEGGNKWIGTGGTSPFGHGGYNPEGVRIGGPSNGNRTAVKVWEARAFRDYDDSVEIGTRNIKVALRRLRRFAREGAAEELDLPGTIRSTAANAGWLDLRMVPERHNNVKVLMLLDVGGSMDDHIKRTEELFSAAKAEFKHLEFFYFHNCVYDHLWKNNRRRHSERTATWDVLHKFTPDYKLIFVGDATMSPYEVLQPGGSVEYNNPEAGAVWLRRLADQFPHHAWLNPEPERLWEYRQSVAVIRDLLGHRMYPLTLAGLETAMRALSK
- a CDS encoding c-type cytochrome, which produces MNKFVGKHVVVAALVALAGSAQAAGVVGNPKDGASKAAMCIGCHGIQDYRAAYPEVYRVPVLGGQNQQYLENALKAYRKKDRHFPSMNAIAGSLTDQDIADLAAYYAVQKADTKDNPYK
- a CDS encoding c-type cytochrome, which codes for MNNAFKTAAVALAAGLAIGTAHAADITKGKELVESHNCAACHGAQMNKPINAEYPRLAGQHADYLVWAMRQYQMGLTNPLLGRNNAIMQAQVQSLSVSDMKDIAAYIESLKETDLVFKK